From the Cannabis sativa cultivar Pink pepper isolate KNU-18-1 unplaced genomic scaffold, ASM2916894v1 Contig2, whole genome shotgun sequence genome, one window contains:
- the LOC133033071 gene encoding uncharacterized mitochondrial protein AtMg00820-like: protein MQTRSKSGIHKPKLLAATITRFNNNFLEPRSVKKALADPKWNSTMTTEYYALIRNKTWILVPYIDGMQVIQNKWLFRTKLNSDGSVERLKARLVAKGFQQQEGIDYFDTFSPVVKPSTLRLMFTLAVTNNWDIQQLDVNNAFLNGELKETIYM from the coding sequence ATGCAAACCAGATCCAAGTCTGGTATACACAAGCCCAAACTCCTAGCTGCTACAATAACTAGAttcaataataattttcttGAGCCAAGATCTGTCAAGAAAGCTCTAGCTGACCCTAAATGGAACTCAACTATGACAACTGAATATTATGCTCTTATTAGAAACAAGACATGGATTCTTGTTCCCTATATTGATGGTATGCAGGTAATACAAAATAAGTGGCTATTTCGAACCAAACTCAACAGTGATGGCTCGGTGGAAAGGCTAAAAGCCAGACTTGTGGCTAAAGGGTTTCAACAACAAGAGGGAATAGACTACTTTGACACATTTAGTCCGGTTGTGAAACCATCTACCTTAAGACTTATGTTCACTCTTGCTGTAACAAACAATTGGGACATACAACAACTGGATGTAAACAATGCTTTTCTAAATGGGGAACTCAAAGAAACCATTTACATGTAA
- the LOC115717121 gene encoding uncharacterized protein LOC115717121, with protein sequence MEKKTIDYMLVPLGLFAMVTYHAWLLYRVIYHPTKTIIGVNAIHRHSWTRAMMENLHNNGVVSVQSMRNNILSSTLMATVAITLSSLIAVLMTNYDGKAKIELFVFGNKSEASLSVKYFCIMASFLVAFLFNLQSTSYYSNATTLINMPYKRLSEDDEHEQLLVDFVANNVIMGGYFFSLGLRAFYIAFALFLWIFGPLPMFIYSFVLVFMLYFLDISFHCEGIVDVSDEDISVRRPII encoded by the exons ATGGAGAAAAAGACTATTGATTACATGTTAGTTCCATTAGGGCTTTTTGCTATGGTGACTTACCATGCTTGGCTTCTCTATCGAGTTATATACCACCCTACCAAGACGATTATCGGTGTCAACGCCATCCATCGCCATTCTTGGACTCGTGCTATGATGGAG AATTTACACAATAATGGAGTTGTGTCTGTTCAGTCGATGAGAAACAATATATTGTCGTCGACTCTTATGGCAACGGTGGCCATAACGCTCAGTTCTCTAATCGCTGTGTTGATGACTAATTACGATGGAAAAGCTAAAATTgaattgtttgtttttggaaataAAAGTGAAGCTAGTTTATCTGTCAAGTATTTTTGCATAATGGCTTCCTTCTTAGTTGCTTTCTTATTCAACTTGCAATCAACAAG TTATTATAGCAATGCGACCACTCTAATTAACATGCCGTACAAGAGATTATCGGAAGATGATGAACACGAACAACTACTAGTTGATTTCGTAGCGAACAACGTGATCATGGGAGGCTATTTCTTTTCATTAGGGTTACGAGCTTTCTACATCGCGTTCGCTCTATTCTTATGGATATTCGGTCCTCTTCCCATGTTTATTTACAGCTTTGTTTTGGTTTTCATGCTCTATTTCTTGGATATTAGCTTTCATTGTGAGGGGATTGTTGATGTTTCTGATGAAGACATTAGTGTTAGGAGACCAataatctaa
- the LOC133033060 gene encoding uncharacterized protein LOC133033060: MENEKSSIAFFTTYRPPVPLDIYSQYISNKNPHEVHMTDGVSYNYNGRPIPSNALQTIHKRLSGDSENDVDISSGLVYVSERKGNLETLYIALHYNNSDYPEVETIDFAHEFGTFDGIRMEDSGCIAGDYLVYVTTKDNPHKRRFPWTSVYKTNLKTSETQRLTPQGKADLSPSVSPSGKKIAVASFKEQGWEGEIEDLKTDIYVFNVDGPDLDRKMVIKNGGWPTWGSENILFFHRKVGNYWGVFRADISNGFTSDTPRVTPEGFHAMTPAAIDETTVAVATIRKESKFDDTARSFEQYRHIEVFHYPATLNRDPIKITQRTRPKADHFNPFVIVDEGGDHNKIAIGYHRCKSDNLNVPEYNSMERKIIQLDCPPPNVDLFRVQGVFPSFSRDGSRLAFVDNEFMRVWVADKDGLYMVYQTEGPNNLFGPVWNQIDGRDELFVCKGPAFNVNHELDICRLPNIRHHHHFQSKDIIQLTNGNNNAFPSPSPDGKRFVFRSTRDGGESGYKNLYIMENSQVGESNNGKVTRLTNGAWTDTHCQWSPSGDWIVFSSTRDKPSNAPASDNGLDPGYFAVYLVNANTRVVIKVLGSGDDFAGHVNHPFFSPDGKRIVVTADLAAVSIDPISLPLFTHSVRPYGDIFIVEIDDILNNNDEKNRDDVIFVRVTHSRFENGAASWTKFSIGDPNESWKKYVEQYGEHSKGKQPSLCPIIRPLIAKPLGVDVKGESWHLTGHLCIRDRRC, from the exons ATGGAAAATGAGAAGAGTAGCATCGCTTTCTTCACAACTTATAGACCCCCGGTACCATTGGACATATACTCACAATATATATCGAACAAAAATCCTCATGAGGTTCACATGACTGATGGTGTGTCCTATAACTACAATGGCCGACCTATTCCATCTAATGCTCTTCAAACAATTCATAAACGCCTTTCTGGAGATAGCGAAAACGATGTTGATATCTCCTCGGGCTTGGTTTACGTATCTGAAAGAAAAGGCAACCTCGAAACACTATACATAGCTCTTCACTATAATAATAGTGATTATCCTGAAGTCGAAACCATTGATTTTGCTCATGAATTTGGGACCTTTGATGGTATTCGAATGGAGGATAGTGGTTGTATTGCTGGTGATTATCTTGTTTATGTCACAACTAAGGATAATCCTCACAAACGTCGTTTCCCATGGACATCAGTCTATAAAACAAATCTTAAGACTTCAGAAACTCAACGACTCACCCCACAG GGAAAAGCTGATTTAAGTCCATCAGTATCACCATCTGGAAAAAAGATTGCAGTGGCATCATTTAAAGAACAAGGTTGGGAAGGGGAAATTGAAGATCTAAAAACAGATATTTATGTGTTTAATGTAGATGGACCTGATTTAGATCGTAAGATGGTTATAAAGAATGGTGGATGGCCAACATGGGGAAGTGaaaacattttatttttccatcgAAAGGTTGGAAACTATTGGGGTGTGTTTAGAGCTGACATTAGCAATGGTTTTACATCGGACACTCCTCGTGTTACTCCCGAAGGCTTTCATGCAATGACTCCAGCTGCCATCGACGAAACCACTGTGGCCGTCGCAACTATTCGCAAAGAATCAAAATTTGATGATACTGCTCGTTCGTTTGAACAATATCGACACATTGAGGTTTTTCATTATCCAGCTACTTTGAATCGAGATCCCATAAAAATAACTCAAAGAACTAGACCAAAGGCCGACCACTTTAACCCTTTTGTGATCGTGGATGAGGGGGGAGATCACAATAAAATTGCTATTGGTTACCATCGTTGCAAGAGCGACAATCTTAAT GTTCCTGAATATAATAGTATGGAAAGAAAAATCATCCAGCTTGACTGTCCACCTCCAAACGTAGACTTGTTTAGGGTTCAAGGAGTATTTCCTTCATTTTCGAGAGATGGCTCGAGGCTTGCATTTGTTGACAATGAGTTCATGAGAGTTTGGGTAGCTGACAAAGATGGATTGTATATGGTTTACCAG ACCGAAGGCCCAAATAATTTGTTTGGACCAGTTTGGAACCAAATCGATGGAAGAGATGAGTTGTTTGTATGCAAGGGACCAGCATTCAATGTAAACCATGAATTGGATATTTGTCGATTGCCCAATATTAGGCATCATCATCATTTCCAATCTAAAGACATTATCCAACTCACAAATGGAAACAACAATGCATTTCCATCACCTAGTCCAGATG GAAAAAGATTTGTTTTTCGATCTACAAgagatggtggagaaagtggatacaaAAATCTATACATAATGGAGAATTCCCAGGTTGGGGAGTCCAATAATGGCAAAGTAACAAGACTAACGAACGGGGCTTGGACTGACACACATTGTCAGTGGTCTCCGAGTGGAGATTGGATCGTTTTCTCCTCAACACGCGACAAGCCAAGTAATGCACCCGCGAGTGATAATGGTCTTGACCCAGGATATTTTGCAGTGTACTTAGTGAACGCGAATACTCGTGTTGTGATAAAAGTGTTAGGAAGTGGTGATGATTTCGCGGGTCATGTAAACCATCCCTTTTTCAGTCCTGATGGAAAAAGAATTGTTGTAACGGCAGATCTTGCTGCGGTATCTATTGATCCCATCTCATTGCCTCTTTTTACGCATTCTGTTAGACCTTATGGAGACATATTCATCGTCGAGATTGATGATATCCTAAACAACAATGATGAGAAGAATAGAGATGATGTGATCTTTGTTCGTGTGACGCATAGTAGGTTTGAGAATGGCGCCGCTAGTTGGACGAAGTTCTCAATAGGTGATCCCAATGAGTCATGGAAGAAATATGTAGAGCAATACGGGGAACACTCAAAGGGTAAACAACCCTCATTATGTCCTATAATACGTCCCCTAATTGCAAAACCATTGGGTGTTGATGTTAAAGGTGAAAGTTGGCATTTGACTGGCCATCTTTGCATTCGAGATAGACGTTGTTGA